GGCCAGCAGGACGCCGATGACCTCGTCCGGATCGTCTCCCAGTACCGGGAAACGGGAATGGGCACAGTCGATGATGACCGGGAGAAAATCCTTCGGCGGGGTATTGGCGCGAATCGAGATCATCTGGGCGCGGGGAATCATGATCTCCCGCACCTGCATTTCGGCCACCTGCAGGGCACCTTCGATGATGCCAAGCGTGTCCACATCGATGATGTCGCGATCGCGCAGATCGCGCATCTTCTCGATCAGGGCTTCCCGGTTCTCAGGCTCGCCGGAAAAGAATTGCGTGATCCGGTCGAGCCAACTTCGGCCAGGGGTGTCGGAATGATCTTCCGGCATGATTACTCCAGGTTCATCGGGGTCGGTGAGGATACCGGCTGGTAGGGATCAGGGATACCCAGCCCGGCCAGAATGGTCACTTCCAGTGCTTCCATGTCGGCGGCATCGTCGTCCGCCACGTGGTCATAGCCCAGCAGGTGCAGCATGCCGTGCACGACCATATGTGCCCAGTGATGGGCTGCCGGTTTGCCCTGCTCGGTGGCTTCCCGGGCAATAACCTCGGCACACAGGGCGATGTCGCCCAGAATCAGTTCGTCGCCGGGCAGATCCAGACCGTCCGGCATCTCGAAGGGGAACGACAGCACGTTTGTCGGGCTGTCCTTGCCCCGGTAGGCCAGATTCAGGGCCTGGCTTTCGTCGGCGTCGATCAGGCGCAGGGTCAGTTCTCCCAGCGCACCGCCTGCGCCGGTGGCAGCGGCCCGGGCCCAGGCGTTCAGCTGCGCGTCATCGGGCAGGTCGGCACCGCACAGGCCGTCGCCGGTCACGGCGCGCTGTATCTCAACGCTCGGGTGTGTTGTCGCGTTCATGGCGTTCGTAGGCTTCCACAATGCGCTGGACCAACGGGTGGCGCACCACATCGCGGCTGTCGAAACGGGTGATGCCGATGTCCTTTTCGCCGTCGAGCACGTCCAGCGCATGGACCAGGCCGGAGCGTTGATGGCGCGGCAGATCCACCTGGGTCATGTCGCCGGTGATTACCGCTTTGGAACCGAAGCCCATGCGGGTCAGGAACATCT
This region of Isoalcanivorax indicus genomic DNA includes:
- the ybeY gene encoding rRNA maturation RNase YbeY → MNATTHPSVEIQRAVTGDGLCGADLPDDAQLNAWARAAATGAGGALGELTLRLIDADESQALNLAYRGKDSPTNVLSFPFEMPDGLDLPGDELILGDIALCAEVIAREATEQGKPAAHHWAHMVVHGMLHLLGYDHVADDDAADMEALEVTILAGLGIPDPYQPVSSPTPMNLE